TTTCTTCATTAGATTAGTTTTCAAAAAGCGTTATCAAAATACTACATTACCAATTTTCTTTATCAACGAATCAGGAAAAAACAAAACCAAATCGAAATAAAAGGAACCTGAATGGAAACACCCACAGAAATGCTCTCGAACGAAACGGTATTGGCTTGTCAGGCAAAAGCGGAAGCGTTGCGCAACAACATCGGTAAAATTATTCGCGGAAAAGACGCGGAAGTGGCAAAAGTTGTGACCTGCATGGTTGCCGGCGGACATTTGTTGCTGGAAGATTTGCCGGGATTGGGAAAAACCAGCATGGCCAAGTCGCTGGCGTTTTCCATCGAAGGGAAACATACGCGTAACGAATCAGACAGTCATGTGGAGTTCAAGCGCATCCAGTTTACCCCGGATTTGCTCCCGATGGATTTGATCGGTACCTATATTTTTGATGATCGCAATAAAGATTTTCTGTTCAAAGCGGGACCGCTGTTCTCGAATATCGTGCTGGCGGACGAAATTAACCGCGCATCGCCGAAAGTGCAATCCGCGTTGCTCGAATGTATGGCGGAAAACCAGATCACCGTTGGGGAGAAAACCTATCCGCTCGATCCTTTTTTCTTTGTGATCGCCACCCAAAACCCCATTGAGTTTGAAGGCACTTATCCGTTGCCTGCCGCACAGCTCGATCGTTTTTTCATGAAGTTCAACTTCGGCTATGTTTCCGAAGATAAGGAAATGGAAATTTACCGCGATTATCTCTCGATCAACAAAATTCCCGAAACTGTTCATCCGGTGATCAAATATGAAGATATCATGATGCTGCGCAACAACGCGGAGTTTGTGTTTGTCCATCCGGAAATTATTCACGCGGTGAGCAATATCGTTCGCCATACGCGTAGCGACGATGCGATTCGACTGGGCGCATCCACCCGGAGCGGGATTATTTATTTGAAATGTTTGCGGGCATACGCGCTGCTGCACGGCCGCAATTATGTGGTGGAAGACGATTTGAAAACGCTGGCGCACAGCGTGCTCAATCACCGCCTGATTTACAAAAACCAGGATGAAGGCGAGGCGGCGCTCAATCGCATTGTGCAACGGGAAGTGGAGCGTTTGGCGAATTTGAATATCGAAAATTGAGTGTGAAACCGGGAGATATTTGACAGGATTAACATAATCGTTTTGTGTGTTACGATAACAGAATGAATTTCTGATAATTTTCAGTGGTCAATTGATACGCCGTTTAAAAGAGAAAAGAGATTCCTGCCTTCGCAGGAATGACACATTTAGCTGTCACCCCTGCGCATGCAGGGGTCTCCCGATAAACGGATAGGCATTATTTTCTGTTAATTCATCCCGTAAATCCTGTAATGCTGTCAAAACAAAACAGAAGCATCATGTAAAGCCTGTCACCCTGTCTAAAAATAGATAAAACCATGAAAATAGTTGTCATCGAAAGCTACACGTTGAATCCCGGTGATTTGAGTTGGGATTCGCTGCAATCGCAGGGCGACTGCGATTTTTATGAACGCACGTCTGCAAAACAACTGGTGGAGCGCTGCCGCGATGCGGAAATTGTGCTCACCAATAAATCCGTGTTTACTGCGGATACATTTTCGCAACTGCCGAAGTTGCGTTATCTGGGGGTGATGGCAACCGGTTACAACGTTATCGAAATCGATGCTGCGAAGAAAAATAA
The window above is part of the Calditrichia bacterium genome. Proteins encoded here:
- a CDS encoding MoxR family ATPase, translating into METPTEMLSNETVLACQAKAEALRNNIGKIIRGKDAEVAKVVTCMVAGGHLLLEDLPGLGKTSMAKSLAFSIEGKHTRNESDSHVEFKRIQFTPDLLPMDLIGTYIFDDRNKDFLFKAGPLFSNIVLADEINRASPKVQSALLECMAENQITVGEKTYPLDPFFFVIATQNPIEFEGTYPLPAAQLDRFFMKFNFGYVSEDKEMEIYRDYLSINKIPETVHPVIKYEDIMMLRNNAEFVFVHPEIIHAVSNIVRHTRSDDAIRLGASTRSGIIYLKCLRAYALLHGRNYVVEDDLKTLAHSVLNHRLIYKNQDEGEAALNRIVQREVERLANLNIEN